One window from the genome of Salvia miltiorrhiza cultivar Shanhuang (shh) chromosome 7, IMPLAD_Smil_shh, whole genome shotgun sequence encodes:
- the LOC130992608 gene encoding amino acid permease 6-like has protein sequence MEYEEASKSLDDDGRVKRTGTLLTASSHIITAVIGSGVLSLAWAIAQLGWVAGPAVLMAFSFITYFTSTLLADSYRSIHGTRNYTYMDVVRSHLGGVKVQLCGLAQYGNLVGVTVGYTITASISMVAVRKSNCYHKHGHDAKCSTSTYPFMIIFAAIQIILSQIPNFHELSWLSIVAAVMSFAYSSIGLALSVAKVAGGGDVRTTATGTTVGVDVTGSEKVWRTFQAIGDIAFAYAYSTVLIEIQDTLKSKPAENKVMKKASFIGVTATTIFYMLCGCVGYAAFGNKAPGNFLTGFGFYEPFWLIDFANVCIAIHLIGAYQVFAQPIFGFVEKCSRERWPDSKFIHAEHMPFMGGPHGLNMFRLVWRTAYVVVTAVVAMIFPFFNDFLGLIGAASFYPLTVYFPIEMHIAQAKLPKYSFSWLWLKILSWTCLVVSLIAAAGSIQGLASDVKTYKPFKTQ, from the exons ATGGAGTATGAGGAAGCAAGCAAGAGTTTGGACGACGACGGGCGTGTCAAACGGACAGGTACATTGCTGACGGCGAGTTCGCACATCATAACGGCGGTGATAGGGTCGGGAGTGCTGTCGCTGGCGTGGGCGATAGCGCAGCTGGGCTGGGTGGCGGGCCCCGCCGTGCTCATGGCCTTCTCCTTCATCACTTACTTCACCTCCACCCTCCTCGCCGACTCCTACCGCTCCATTCACGGCACCAGAAACTATACCTACATGGACGTCGTGCGTTCCCACTTAG GTGGTGTTAAAGTTCAACTATGTGGACTGGCTCAATACGGTAATCTTGTTGGGGTCACTGTTGGATACACAATAACGGCTTCTATCAGTATGGT GGCTGTAAGGAAGTCGAACTGTTATCACAAGCATGGGCACGACGCAAAGTGCTCTACATCAACCTACCCTTTCATGATAATATTTGCGGCAATTCAGATAATTCTGAGCCAAATACCCAACTTTCATGAGCTGTCGTGGCTCTCTATCGTCGCCGCCGTTATGTCTTTTGCTTACTCTTCCATAGGCCTCGCTCTCTCTGTAGCCAAAGTGGCAG gtgGTGGAGACGTGAGGACGACGGCGACGGGGACGACAGTAGGGGTGGATGTAACAGGATCAGAAAAGGTGTGGAGAACCTTTCAAGCCATTGGAGATATAGCCTTTGCTTATGCTTACTCCACTGTGCTCATCGAAATTCAG GACACGTTGAAGTCAAAGCCAGCAGAGAATAAAGTAATGAAGAAGGCTTCATTTATAGGAGTAACAGCCACAACTATATTCTACATGCTCTGCGGCTGCGTAGGTTATGCTGCTTTCGGAAACAAAGCTCCTGGAAATTTCCTCACTGGATTTGGATTTTATGAACCATTCTGGCTCATCGATTTTGCCAATGTTTGCATTGCCATTCACCTCATTGGTGCCTACCAG GTTTTCGCGCAGCCCATTTTCGGGTTCGTGGAGAAGTGCAGCAGAGAGAGATGGCCGGACAGCAAATTCATACACGCGGAGCACATGCCCTTCATGGGGGGGCCCCACGGCCTCAACATGTTCCGCCTGGTGTGGCGGACTGCCTACGTGGTGGTGACGGCGGTGGTGGCCATGATCTTCCCTTTCTTCAACGACTTCTTGGGCCTCATCGGGGCCGCCTCCTTCTACCCCTTGACCGTCTATTTCCCCATAGAGATGCACATCGCGCAGGCCAAGCTCCCCAAATACTCCTTCTCTTGGCTGTGGCTCAAGATACTCAGCTGGACTTGCCTCGTCGTCTCCCTCATCGCCGCCGCCGGATCCATCCAAGGCCTCGCCTCTGATGTCAAGACCTACAAGCCCTTCAAAACTCAATGA